A single region of the Zonotrichia albicollis isolate bZonAlb1 chromosome 16, bZonAlb1.hap1, whole genome shotgun sequence genome encodes:
- the SOCS1 gene encoding suppressor of cytokine signaling 1 — protein sequence MVAHSKVSADNALGADPRRLLDPPARDRSQARGFPGPGRPGAVQAQGNTHFRTFRSQADFSSITRASSLLDACGFYWGPLSVSAAHEKLKSEPEGTFLIRDSTQKNCFFAISVKTATGPTSIRINFQTGRFSLDGSKETFDCLFKLLEHYLSSPRKVLVTPLRKVRVQPLQELCRKSIVKTFGRENLNQIPLNPVLKDYLKSFPFQI from the coding sequence ATGGTAGCGCACAGCAAGGTGTCAGCAGATAATGCACTTGGAGCAGACCCAAGACGGCTTCTTGACCCTCCGGCACGGGATCGCTCCCAGGCACGAGGCTTCCCGGGCCCCGGCCGGCCCGGcgctgtgcaggcacagggcaACACGCACTTCAGAACCTTTCGCTCGCAGGCggatttcagcagcatcactcGAGCCAGCAGCCTGCTGGATGCCTGTGGCTTCTACTGGGGGCCTCTGAGTGTCAGTGCTGCCCACGAGAAGCTGAAGTCTGAGCCTGAGGGCACCTTCCTcatcagggacagcacacaAAAGAATTGCTTCTTTGCCATCAGTGTTAAGACTGCAACTGGGCCCACCAGTATCCGGATTAACTTTCAGACTGGGCGTTTCAGCCTGGATGGCAGCAAAGAGACTTTTGACTGTCTTTTTAAGCTGCTGGAACATTACCTAAGCTCCCCGAGGAAGGTACTGGTTACCCCCCTTCGCAAGGTCCGGGTGCAGCCGCTGCAGGAGCTCTGCCGGAAAAGCATCGTGAAGACTTTTGGAAGAGAGAACTTAAATCAGATCCCACTCAATCCTGTTTTAAAGGACTACCTGAAATCCTTCCCATTTCAGATATAA